A genomic segment from Methanolobus zinderi encodes:
- the argJ gene encoding bifunctional ornithine acetyltransferase/N-acetylglutamate synthase — translation MNFIEGGICAVKGVRAGGIKPTKMGMAVVQAEGNAAGVYTRNKVIAAPLVVTREHISKNGRLAGLIVNSGNANAFTGTQGLDDARTMASILASKLGVHEEVIGVASTGVVGRKLDTDWISNHLDEVMESMGEDADASMKAARAIMTTDTVPKEVAIEMESGVRIGGIAKGSGMIEPNMGTMLAFVYTDAEVSSDVLESCLKVAVDKSFNMIVVDGDTSTNDMVLLTATGQSGITPEQTDLQAGLDLVLTELAKMIAIDGEGATKLIESKVTGAASSEDARLVAKSIVRSPLVKSAIFGEDPNWGRVVVAAGYSGADMDQTKVSLSFSAGTEVVELVKDGQVVRNDEESLSQLKSIMAKEEICIITDLGMGHESATAWGCDLTYDYVRINAEYTT, via the coding sequence ATGAATTTCATTGAAGGCGGTATCTGTGCGGTAAAAGGCGTACGTGCCGGCGGTATCAAACCCACAAAGATGGGAATGGCGGTCGTTCAGGCTGAGGGAAATGCTGCCGGGGTGTATACCAGGAACAAGGTAATTGCAGCTCCGCTGGTGGTAACTAGGGAGCATATCTCAAAGAACGGCAGGCTAGCCGGACTGATCGTTAACAGTGGCAATGCAAATGCTTTCACAGGTACTCAGGGTCTTGATGATGCCAGAACCATGGCGTCCATACTTGCATCAAAACTGGGTGTCCATGAAGAAGTCATAGGCGTGGCTTCCACTGGAGTTGTGGGACGTAAACTGGATACAGACTGGATCAGCAATCATCTGGATGAGGTCATGGAATCCATGGGCGAGGATGCAGATGCAAGCATGAAAGCAGCCCGCGCGATCATGACGACCGACACAGTCCCCAAGGAAGTTGCCATCGAGATGGAGTCCGGTGTCCGCATTGGAGGTATCGCCAAGGGTTCAGGTATGATCGAGCCGAATATGGGTACCATGCTTGCCTTCGTCTACACGGATGCAGAAGTATCATCCGATGTGTTGGAGTCGTGCCTGAAAGTTGCAGTTGACAAGAGCTTCAACATGATAGTGGTGGACGGTGATACGAGCACCAACGACATGGTACTGCTGACAGCCACAGGACAGTCCGGCATCACTCCCGAACAAACCGACCTTCAGGCAGGTCTTGACCTCGTACTCACCGAGCTTGCCAAGATGATAGCCATAGACGGCGAAGGAGCCACCAAGCTGATAGAATCCAAGGTCACAGGTGCAGCAAGTTCGGAAGATGCCCGCCTTGTCGCCAAGTCGATAGTCCGCTCCCCGCTGGTCAAATCCGCCATCTTCGGAGAGGATCCCAACTGGGGACGTGTCGTTGTGGCAGCAGGCTACTCAGGTGCCGATATGGACCAGACGAAGGTATCTCTCTCCTTCTCAGCCGGAACCGAGGTTGTCGAACTTGTAAAGGACGGTCAGGTTGTCAGGAACGATGAGGAAAGTCTGTCACAGCTCAAATCTATTATGGCTAAGGAAGAGATATGCATCATAACCGACCTCGGTATGGGACATGAGAGTGCGACTGCATGGGGCTGTGATTTGACGTACGATTATGTCAGGATCAATGCCGAGTATACGACCTAA
- a CDS encoding WD40 repeat domain-containing protein: MFSQKKTIYILISLLFIIITFLPQVSATNEPVPIKVSYPSITNVHTMDFSPDEKFLVIGDYYGDILIWNLETGENISDPNNVTEKERLMALLGKHDKTHVYSVKFSPDGKYVLTGGTLFDFESYAIGYRERDNPGISISEVYLWDVETGEYLKHYMKNDVVTSVAFSPDGKYYAASFSNDISNGTNIVKIWSILPQTSIVSLESNNDEVSSLAFTPDGRYLSVNYLNDEKPSKTIFWDWKNETPSFSLNTGSLEEIQFSNDGSIFAGRSRNTNSIQIFNSTNGNLYRDFKMYGMADSFVSYDLSPDGKYVAVVYDGNLLVWDVDTEEKIADFSMSSNAYWLDCVSFSPNMTYLANGGDLFESSEYYQSAEKAFSNAYEDGIFFEVYSTMLSGDAVFLWDFQDIKENEYIEDTLDTLFYITRIAFAVTSILVFFIIFFIAPIRRKKAEK, from the coding sequence ATGTTTTCTCAAAAAAAGACAATTTACATACTTATATCCCTTTTATTCATCATCATAACATTCTTACCTCAGGTGTCTGCCACAAATGAACCGGTCCCGATCAAGGTTTCTTATCCATCTATAACCAATGTACATACAATGGATTTTTCTCCTGATGAAAAGTTCCTTGTAATTGGGGACTATTATGGAGATATCCTTATCTGGAATCTCGAGACTGGAGAGAACATATCTGATCCTAACAATGTAACAGAAAAAGAGCGTTTAATGGCTCTTCTTGGTAAACATGACAAAACACATGTGTATTCTGTAAAATTCTCTCCTGATGGAAAGTATGTTCTGACAGGAGGGACTCTATTTGATTTTGAATCATATGCTATAGGATACCGTGAACGTGACAACCCTGGAATTTCTATATCCGAGGTCTACTTATGGGATGTTGAAACAGGCGAATATCTAAAACACTATATGAAAAATGATGTAGTAACAAGTGTAGCATTTTCTCCTGATGGAAAGTACTATGCAGCTTCTTTTAGCAATGATATATCAAATGGAACTAACATTGTTAAAATTTGGTCAATATTGCCGCAAACATCAATCGTATCTCTGGAAAGTAACAATGACGAGGTATCCTCATTAGCATTTACTCCAGATGGTCGTTACCTTTCTGTGAATTACCTTAACGATGAAAAACCCTCAAAAACCATTTTTTGGGATTGGAAAAATGAAACTCCCAGCTTTAGTTTGAACACAGGGTCTCTAGAAGAGATTCAATTTTCAAATGATGGAAGTATATTTGCAGGTCGTTCCAGAAATACGAATTCAATACAAATATTCAATTCTACGAATGGAAATCTATATCGGGACTTTAAAATGTATGGGATGGCTGATTCATTTGTTTCATATGACCTTTCTCCAGATGGGAAATATGTTGCAGTTGTTTACGATGGCAATCTGCTGGTATGGGATGTTGATACCGAGGAAAAGATTGCAGACTTTTCTATGAGCTCAAATGCTTATTGGCTTGATTGTGTTTCTTTTTCTCCAAATATGACTTATCTTGCAAACGGTGGCGACCTTTTTGAGAGTTCGGAGTACTATCAATCAGCTGAGAAGGCATTTTCAAATGCATATGAAGATGGAATTTTCTTTGAGGTTTATAGTACAATGCTAAGCGGTGATGCTGTTTTTCTCTGGGACTTTCAGGATATAAAGGAAAATGAGTATATAGAGGATACATTGGATACACTTTTTTATATCACCAGAATAGCTTTTGCTGTCACTTCTATTCTGGTTTTTTTCATAATATTCTTTATTGCCCCGATACGAAGAAAGAAAGCTGAAAAGTAG
- the argC gene encoding N-acetyl-gamma-glutamyl-phosphate reductase has translation MYKIYVDGQHGTTGLLVNERLANHPEVEILEIPYEKRHDRELRKNLLNEADLVFLCLPDEAVEDTVGLVTNPNTKIIDASTANRINDSWAYGLPELSAAHREKVAGASRVSNPGCHATASIVALYPLVEEGIISKETAVPLFSITGYTGGGKKMIETYETTELQAYKAPRQYALGLTHKHVPEIMVQSGLKVNPILMPVVSNFPRGLAVTLPLSVKDLEISVTKQALYELYRKYYGDSIFIRVHVVDETEDLVDNAFDVQGSNDTNYLDLYIYGNEEQIQVISRLDNLGKGASGAAIQNMNIMLGMDETTGLL, from the coding sequence ATGTACAAAATATACGTGGACGGACAGCATGGAACCACTGGCTTACTGGTAAATGAACGTCTGGCGAACCATCCAGAGGTGGAGATTCTGGAAATTCCCTACGAAAAGCGCCATGACAGGGAACTAAGGAAGAATTTGCTCAACGAGGCTGACCTGGTATTCCTCTGCCTTCCGGATGAAGCGGTCGAAGATACCGTGGGTCTGGTCACAAATCCGAACACGAAGATCATCGACGCATCAACAGCTAACCGTATCAATGATTCATGGGCTTACGGATTACCCGAACTCTCCGCCGCACACAGGGAAAAGGTGGCCGGTGCAAGCAGGGTTTCCAACCCCGGCTGCCACGCAACGGCATCTATCGTTGCACTGTATCCACTGGTAGAGGAAGGCATCATTTCAAAGGAAACAGCTGTCCCGTTGTTCTCGATCACCGGCTACACCGGTGGCGGGAAGAAAATGATCGAAACCTATGAAACTACAGAATTGCAGGCCTACAAAGCACCAAGGCAATACGCATTGGGTCTTACTCACAAGCATGTGCCTGAGATCATGGTTCAATCCGGTTTAAAGGTGAATCCTATTCTCATGCCGGTAGTTTCTAATTTTCCAAGGGGACTGGCGGTCACATTGCCTCTGTCCGTGAAGGATCTGGAAATATCAGTTACAAAACAGGCCTTGTATGAGCTCTACCGGAAATATTATGGAGATTCCATATTCATCCGTGTTCACGTAGTTGATGAGACAGAGGATCTGGTGGATAATGCCTTTGATGTGCAGGGAAGCAATGATACAAACTATCTGGACCTTTACATTTACGGCAACGAGGAGCAGATACAGGTGATTTCCCGTCTTGACAATCTGGGCAAAGGTGCTTCAGGCGCAGCCATACAGAACATGAACATCATGCTTGGCATGGATGAGACGACCGGTCTTTTGTGA
- a CDS encoding WD40 repeat domain-containing protein, translated as MSIVPGVMTDVWDFVSPAKSLDEFEPYKTSLVAGSGVKNIDISPDGKFVVSSTLGIVNLWDTADLDLLYGYHVMNDESGATVKQREPYYNLVDIEFSKPGNYYLVGSNSNHPHYGGMTASHLTLYNMTHSIGVASRTFRTHQINDILIEDTAISPDETTYAACTEMTANPESCTITLWDIETGEVVNSITSDNYKATSITFTPDGKYLVASFDNSINPDRIVVFDLENEEIVRTIKERAVADLQFSDDGNILAAGSIYRSEVIVWDGNSYEELYRLRGLELSPDSTALSRDRKYIMAMDYSRLIVWDIESKRKIVSSRHRKIDFVDSFSSGTFSDDGKYVVIALVVKRGSEYTIQPDYNSGMVFIYDFEEILDAYYE; from the coding sequence ATGTCCATAGTTCCAGGAGTAATGACAGATGTCTGGGATTTTGTCTCTCCAGCAAAATCACTTGACGAGTTTGAGCCCTATAAAACATCACTCGTAGCTGGAAGTGGTGTGAAAAATATAGACATTTCACCTGATGGAAAATTTGTTGTAAGCAGCACACTTGGGATAGTAAACCTATGGGATACAGCGGATCTCGACTTACTCTATGGTTATCATGTTATGAATGATGAAAGCGGTGCTACTGTAAAACAACGTGAACCATACTACAATCTTGTAGACATTGAGTTTTCTAAACCAGGAAACTACTATTTAGTAGGTTCCAATAGCAATCATCCGCATTATGGCGGAATGACAGCATCACATCTGACACTTTACAACATGACACATAGCATAGGTGTTGCAAGCAGAACTTTCAGAACTCATCAGATAAACGATATTCTCATAGAAGATACCGCTATTTCCCCGGACGAAACTACCTATGCTGCCTGTACGGAAATGACTGCAAACCCTGAGAGTTGTACAATAACTTTATGGGATATTGAAACTGGCGAAGTTGTGAATTCAATTACAAGTGATAATTACAAAGCAACCTCGATCACATTCACACCTGATGGAAAATATCTGGTTGCAAGTTTTGACAACAGTATCAACCCTGACAGAATAGTTGTTTTTGATCTGGAAAATGAAGAGATTGTCAGGACGATAAAGGAAAGGGCGGTTGCTGACCTTCAATTCTCTGATGATGGAAATATCCTTGCGGCAGGTAGTATTTATCGCAGTGAGGTAATTGTCTGGGATGGAAACTCTTACGAGGAACTGTACCGTTTGAGGGGATTGGAACTTTCACCTGACAGCACTGCATTGTCAAGGGATAGAAAGTATATCATGGCTATGGACTATTCCAGGCTTATCGTATGGGATATCGAGTCGAAAAGAAAGATTGTGAGTAGCAGACATCGAAAAATTGATTTTGTAGATTCATTCTCATCAGGTACGTTCTCAGATGATGGAAAGTATGTTGTAATAGCATTAGTAGTAAAGAGAGGTTCCGAGTATACTATACAGCCCGATTATAACTCAGGAATGGTCTTTATCTATGATTTTGAAGAGATATTGGATGCTTATTATGAATAA
- the pfkC gene encoding ADP-specific phosphofructokinase, producing the protein MEIEDWEKKYAKAFENIKASLGDIRGVFVAYNSNIDAIKHIKEEEMKKLVGIIGCGSIQKRVVEYPRVIDDPVDFMARLVISMRDGKAAEVPTHTTDIHDWLMDNLVFDYARMGGQAGIMSNLLANLGLNNVITYVPWLSREQAEYFVDSPNLKYPFIEDGKLILRHPMHIRDREQKPKVNWIIEYSKGTKVCCAGECFKVPRDNRLIVSSRPDWLRINMDSKIYEKLPQIRDQIDGAILAGYQIIREDYGDGLSYHHYVERAVNVIESLKECNPDMPIHVEFTSIQNKVIRKAILTDIVKKHVTSLGLDTIEVANALNVLGYERLAYDAMGKDEDSVIALYKGAIILLEKLELEVVNIHSLGHFMSLVSQESPIDVEDYREALLFASILAATQASTGGISSIEDAEIGLRVPVYEKGYENLYSLASYLVRQGICTMEDFENGCVNALGHSLVIVPTKVVKDPVGTVGIGDAISAGTFIAMLTKIKEKGRVKCPE; encoded by the coding sequence ATGGAAATAGAAGATTGGGAGAAGAAATACGCAAAAGCATTTGAGAATATCAAAGCTTCATTGGGCGATATCAGGGGAGTTTTCGTAGCCTATAATAGTAACATCGATGCTATCAAGCACATAAAAGAAGAGGAAATGAAGAAGCTTGTGGGCATCATTGGTTGCGGTTCCATCCAGAAGAGGGTTGTGGAGTATCCCCGTGTGATCGATGATCCGGTTGATTTCATGGCGAGGCTTGTAATCTCAATGCGTGACGGGAAGGCTGCGGAAGTGCCAACCCATACTACTGATATCCATGACTGGCTCATGGACAATCTTGTCTTTGATTATGCCCGGATGGGGGGACAGGCTGGCATCATGTCCAACCTGCTGGCAAACCTGGGACTGAACAACGTTATCACCTATGTGCCGTGGTTATCCCGGGAGCAGGCCGAATACTTCGTGGATTCACCCAACCTGAAATATCCTTTCATCGAGGACGGAAAACTAATTCTAAGACACCCCATGCATATCCGGGACCGTGAGCAAAAGCCCAAGGTGAACTGGATAATAGAGTACTCAAAGGGAACCAAAGTCTGCTGTGCAGGGGAATGCTTCAAAGTGCCCAGGGACAACCGTCTTATTGTCTCATCCAGACCCGACTGGCTACGGATCAATATGGACAGTAAGATATACGAGAAGCTTCCCCAGATCCGGGATCAGATCGACGGAGCCATACTTGCAGGTTATCAGATCATCAGGGAGGATTACGGAGATGGCCTGAGCTATCATCACTATGTTGAGAGGGCTGTCAATGTTATCGAATCCCTCAAAGAGTGTAATCCCGACATGCCTATCCATGTTGAGTTCACGTCCATACAGAACAAGGTTATCCGAAAAGCAATACTGACCGATATAGTGAAAAAGCATGTAACTTCTCTTGGCCTTGATACGATCGAGGTTGCCAATGCCCTTAATGTACTGGGTTACGAGCGCCTGGCCTACGATGCCATGGGTAAAGATGAGGATAGCGTCATTGCCCTTTACAAAGGTGCGATCATACTCCTTGAAAAGCTTGAGTTGGAGGTAGTCAACATACACTCGCTCGGCCACTTCATGTCCCTTGTATCACAGGAAAGCCCGATTGATGTGGAGGACTACAGGGAAGCACTTCTGTTTGCTTCAATACTTGCTGCTACCCAGGCATCAACAGGCGGTATCAGCAGTATAGAAGATGCGGAAATAGGTCTCAGGGTTCCTGTTTATGAAAAGGGATATGAGAATCTGTACAGCCTGGCCTCGTATCTTGTAAGGCAGGGTATCTGCACCATGGAAGATTTCGAGAACGGGTGTGTAAATGCTCTTGGACACAGTCTCGTGATCGTACCTACAAAAGTAGTAAAAGACCCTGTTGGCACCGTAGGCATAGGGGATGCTATCTCGGCAGGAACTTTTATTGCAATGCTGACCAAGATCAAAGAAAAGGGCAGAGTGAAATGCCCGGAGTAG
- a CDS encoding ADP-dependent glucokinase/phosphofructokinase, with protein MNILCAYNANIDAIYKVDGQKMSEIAEGYKEEIAEKMKDPPGHISSIPDFFAGLFICMRHGTGAEWLIRDKEVFNWLRTNFLKASFMRMGGNMGIMANVLSELGASRVVPNVANPSELQMSFFSERAIYIPDGGEAVSSRDQEILAKHIGDEGELIHFVFDFKQGDSFVFSGNGISVPRENRFIASYDPLNLELHIDEQFRNYALEHINEMDGALISGYHLLREEYPDGSSYKEKLNRSIKQLSEWKKRNKHLHIHAELGHFESEEMANDVFNSLVPVVDNIGLNEDELATLARMNELDAAGILEMDSRAIIETAVSLCKASGQKRLQVHTHEFVLSVSSDTRSEAEQVLESLHFGVDCAATFACYGKLYSREELLQIASSISESKTGKKQMQKIIDYIPPGEYDITRRYSVFRKYRGYSICAVPTRICAEPVATVGLGDTISSAIFLRELELRA; from the coding sequence ATGAATATTCTCTGCGCTTATAATGCCAATATCGATGCCATCTATAAGGTGGACGGTCAGAAGATGTCCGAAATTGCTGAAGGATATAAGGAGGAAATAGCTGAGAAGATGAAAGATCCTCCGGGTCATATATCTTCTATACCTGATTTCTTTGCAGGGCTCTTTATATGCATGAGGCATGGAACCGGTGCCGAATGGTTGATTCGGGACAAAGAGGTATTCAACTGGCTTCGGACTAACTTTCTGAAAGCTTCGTTCATGAGGATGGGCGGCAATATGGGTATTATGGCAAATGTCCTCTCTGAACTCGGCGCATCCAGGGTGGTTCCAAATGTGGCAAATCCATCCGAGTTGCAGATGTCTTTTTTCTCGGAAAGGGCAATATACATTCCAGATGGAGGTGAAGCAGTAAGCAGCAGGGATCAGGAAATATTGGCAAAACATATTGGCGATGAAGGTGAGCTGATACATTTTGTCTTTGATTTCAAACAGGGTGACAGCTTTGTTTTTTCCGGGAATGGGATATCAGTACCCAGAGAGAATAGGTTCATTGCAAGCTATGATCCGCTAAATCTGGAACTTCACATCGATGAACAGTTCAGGAACTATGCTCTTGAACATATAAATGAAATGGACGGGGCGCTTATCTCGGGTTATCATCTGCTCAGAGAAGAGTATCCTGACGGGAGCAGCTATAAGGAAAAGCTTAACAGATCAATAAAACAGCTGAGTGAGTGGAAAAAGCGAAACAAACACCTGCATATCCATGCTGAGCTGGGACATTTTGAATCGGAAGAAATGGCAAATGATGTGTTCAACAGTCTGGTTCCGGTTGTTGATAATATCGGATTGAACGAGGATGAGCTCGCAACACTGGCCCGTATGAATGAACTGGATGCTGCGGGCATTCTTGAAATGGATTCAAGAGCCATAATTGAAACTGCAGTGTCCCTGTGCAAAGCTTCAGGTCAGAAAAGGCTACAGGTTCATACACACGAGTTTGTTTTGTCGGTGTCATCAGATACACGCTCAGAAGCGGAGCAGGTACTTGAGTCACTGCACTTCGGGGTGGACTGTGCTGCAACTTTTGCATGCTACGGTAAACTCTACAGCCGGGAAGAACTTCTGCAGATCGCTTCCAGTATAAGTGAAAGTAAGACCGGTAAAAAGCAGATGCAGAAGATCATCGACTACATCCCTCCCGGTGAGTATGACATTACAAGAAGATACTCTGTTTTCAGGAAATACCGGGGATATTCCATATGTGCCGTTCCGACACGAATCTGCGCTGAGCCGGTAGCAACCGTAGGACTTGGAGACACGATCTCTTCCGCTATATTCTTAAGAGAACTCGAACTTAGAGCATGA
- a CDS encoding DNA-3-methyladenine glycosylase family protein: MTMYTLFRENFNLEYTLDCGQVFRWDYIDGWWTGVVNGDVVRLQQDPKSGEVLVDSGLPESFFENYFRFDDDLDTILQEVNKDEFMDEAIRKYRGLRLIRQDPWECLISYILATAWSIPNIKRGISMLCKNYGEEIEEGYYSFPDPASLIHACDEDMRACKLGFRGGRVIKAARHVEEGNLVLDDIFKMDYDAAKQRLMFLEGIGEKVADCILLFAFEKMEAFPVDTHVEKVVRTIYGNQDYFNGVVTKSKIGNWGRMYFGRYCGYAQQYFFYQKRQEGLL; this comes from the coding sequence ATGACAATGTACACACTTTTCCGTGAGAACTTCAACCTGGAATATACGCTTGATTGCGGCCAGGTTTTCAGATGGGATTATATCGACGGCTGGTGGACAGGGGTGGTCAACGGTGATGTGGTACGCCTTCAGCAGGATCCAAAAAGCGGTGAGGTTCTGGTGGATTCAGGATTACCAGAGTCTTTTTTTGAGAATTATTTCCGCTTTGACGATGACCTCGATACAATCCTGCAGGAGGTCAATAAGGATGAGTTCATGGATGAAGCTATAAGGAAATACAGGGGTCTGCGTCTGATAAGACAGGATCCATGGGAATGCCTCATATCCTATATACTTGCAACCGCCTGGAGTATTCCCAATATCAAACGCGGTATTTCCATGCTGTGCAAAAATTACGGGGAGGAAATAGAGGAAGGCTACTATAGTTTTCCAGATCCTGCTTCACTTATACATGCATGTGACGAGGACATGAGGGCCTGCAAGCTTGGTTTCAGGGGCGGACGTGTTATAAAGGCAGCAAGGCATGTGGAGGAAGGGAACCTTGTGCTGGATGACATTTTCAAAATGGATTATGATGCTGCAAAACAGAGGCTGATGTTCCTTGAAGGCATAGGGGAAAAGGTTGCGGACTGCATACTCCTTTTTGCGTTTGAGAAAATGGAGGCTTTCCCGGTTGATACTCATGTGGAAAAGGTTGTAAGGACCATATACGGAAATCAGGATTACTTCAACGGTGTTGTTACAAAAAGCAAGATAGGTAACTGGGGTCGTATGTATTTCGGAAGATACTGTGGATATGCACAGCAGTACTTCTTTTACCAGAAAAGACAGGAAGGCCTGCTTTGA
- the cca gene encoding CCA tRNA nucleotidyltransferase: MTAADKPGEDIQKEVLKKIKPSDEEKRKLFMVVDELLEKATDTARKMDIDIGRAMLVGSAARGTWISGTHDLDIFISFPEETSREELEESGLLISREIAKDAEAFEERYAEHPYLNMRYRGFDVDLVPCFAVNSASCIKSAVDRTPFHNSFVKEHIDELQDEVLLLKQLMKGTGVYGSELRTQGFSGYLAELLIIHYGSFKDVVSDACEWKPGMVIDLLGHGTAKHEEPLVVVDPTDPGRNVAAALSVDKFARFIEICRSYLDRPSLEFFFPKPQKPLNDDEISGIIEERGSSFLAIVFKTPDLVEDVLYPQLDKMEISVKALLEQYEFTVINSGTWSGEDSVVVIELLSSALPLVKKHHGPPIWVRDHSQGFRSKYEGADETFALYIEDGRYVADIRRKFPTAREVLENRLTDCSMGKQLSKAVKKEHMILENKQLCNIRDADFRVFMRKWQKNGIP, encoded by the coding sequence ATGACCGCAGCAGATAAACCTGGAGAGGATATCCAAAAGGAAGTTCTGAAGAAGATCAAGCCTTCCGATGAGGAGAAAAGAAAACTTTTCATGGTAGTGGATGAACTGCTCGAAAAAGCAACTGATACTGCCCGAAAAATGGATATCGACATTGGCAGAGCAATGCTTGTGGGTTCTGCTGCCAGAGGAACGTGGATATCAGGCACCCATGATCTTGATATTTTTATCTCATTTCCTGAGGAGACCAGCAGGGAGGAACTTGAAGAATCCGGCCTTCTGATTTCAAGGGAGATCGCAAAAGATGCGGAGGCTTTTGAAGAGAGATATGCCGAGCATCCGTATCTTAATATGAGATACAGGGGATTCGACGTGGATCTGGTGCCATGCTTTGCGGTCAACTCGGCATCCTGTATCAAATCGGCAGTTGACAGGACACCCTTCCATAACAGTTTTGTAAAAGAACATATAGATGAACTCCAGGATGAGGTACTGCTGTTAAAACAGTTAATGAAGGGTACAGGCGTCTATGGTTCCGAACTTCGCACCCAGGGATTTTCCGGCTACCTTGCTGAATTACTGATAATCCACTATGGTTCTTTCAAGGACGTTGTCTCAGACGCATGCGAGTGGAAGCCCGGAATGGTCATCGATCTGCTGGGACATGGGACCGCTAAGCATGAAGAGCCTCTTGTGGTCGTCGACCCCACTGACCCCGGGAGAAACGTTGCTGCTGCACTTTCAGTTGACAAATTTGCCCGCTTCATTGAAATATGCAGATCATATCTAGACAGGCCTTCACTGGAATTCTTTTTTCCAAAACCGCAAAAACCCCTGAATGACGATGAAATATCCGGAATCATAGAAGAGCGTGGAAGCTCCTTTCTGGCAATTGTCTTTAAGACTCCGGACCTTGTCGAAGACGTCCTGTATCCCCAGCTTGATAAAATGGAAATAAGTGTGAAGGCACTTCTTGAGCAATATGAGTTTACCGTAATAAATAGCGGCACATGGTCAGGTGAAGATTCTGTTGTGGTTATAGAGTTACTCTCATCAGCTCTCCCTCTGGTGAAAAAGCATCATGGACCCCCTATATGGGTACGCGATCATTCACAGGGTTTCAGGTCCAAGTATGAAGGAGCAGATGAAACTTTTGCACTCTACATTGAGGATGGAAGATATGTTGCGGATATCAGAAGGAAGTTCCCCACTGCAAGAGAAGTCCTTGAAAACAGGCTGACGGACTGTTCCATGGGTAAGCAGCTTTCAAAAGCTGTGAAAAAAGAACACATGATACTTGAAAATAAACAACTCTGCAATATCAGAGATGCTGATTTCCGGGTGTTTATGAGAAAGTGGCAAAAAAACGGAATTCCATAA